The DNA sequence CTGTCTCTCTGCAACTGACGATGGCTGGATTGATAAAATACGCTGACTGGAACGGCAGAAATGATTCACTACTGGCCTGACATATTTTCAAGGAAACAAAACTTCACGCTTCAACGGATTTGTTACTCAACTAGAGAATAAACACTCCTATATTACGTTACAGCACCCACGCGATCTTTTATTTCCCTTCGACAGATTGATTTCTTCCCCGCACAAATCCCCAATTCACGCACCACGATCTTTCTCCGAAGGCAGACTGCGATCCGATAATTCTTGTAGAGTAAGCGTGTAGATACATACCGACATAACACATAGGCGTAAGCCACGCGTAAACGAAAACACAGCGGCTGCCGGAAGGggataagaggaaaaaatggCAGACCAATCTCCACGGGCTGAGACCTCACACCACAAGCTTAGCCGCAAACCATTCTAACCATTCAGAGCTACGAAAACATTTACGTTTTATGACaggatagaaaatttttcagaatgaaaaaaaattattaccacTTATAACTAGCTGAGTACTTATCGTTATACACAACGGTAATTAGTTTATATTATGCGACTTAGCCGGTACAATATATTAACACacgttattttcatttttgttaatCTACATTTCCATATAATTTTATGTActcattttattcgtttttataCCAATATTTACACTTGATAATGCTatactctcttttttttttaacaattataaACCGTATTAGTTATGTTATATACTTAATATAGGTGCATGTGTATGCTGTGAGTGGATGATCATATCATCTATATAGTACAGGCTGCTTAGAGTCACGGTTCATGTTCAGTTATTAAAATCGCAGATGTGGTTTATTCTTGATCATATGTCTGAAACAGAAATGAAACCATTACGACACCGTATCTCATAAATTAGAAAGTCAACAGCTTACAGGTCTTTTTACGTACTGGAGACCAGAAATCATACTCTCAGAATTTGATCTACTTCTAGTTCTCTCTTCATAGACAaaaagttgacaaaaaaaagtcaacTGCTCTACGCCTTTTCCAATCCGTTTATTCCTGCAAACTACTGCTGATCTATTAGGGATTGGTTATGCTCACCCTGTTCTACTCTGAACGGAGTTAAACTACATTGCAAGTCGAGTTCGATGTTTAAACAAAGTTGGTAACACGAGTCCTCATACATGTAACTTTACAAGAAATTGCTGGTATTAacagcaaaataataataataataaaactttgGAAAAACGCGAAAGTTTGACAACACGCATGCTGTAatgtatttcaaataaatgtaaaaatagtCTGAACGCCAAAACAGCTTTTGATATTCTGTAATTGTGGGAAATTATGAACTTCACTATTTGATACATAAATTGATCTTACTTGTCCAATTGCTCCCAGAAAACCATCAATGCTGCTCTATCTAGATGCCTCTTGGTGCGACTCAATTCCACAACAGTTACTGCCCACTTGGCAACATTTGCATCTAGCTTCATTTCGTCGTACTTCAAATGAAAGGCACAAACTGAAATCATATTAGTAAGAGCACATAAAACTTGATCAGGCATTCTTCTAAAAGGCAATAATATAAAAACCTGTTTGAATTCTCCCActacaaagtaaaaaaaaagttttgatgAGAAAAACTTATTTACAGAATAAAACTACAGGATCTATCACATATCGAAGTGAGATTAACCAATGatgtaaatatattgaatTAGTTATCttacttttcgaaaatatctcAACAGGATTTCCGTCATAAGGCCAGCCTTTGAACTGCCATGCGGGGCCCATTACGAACACCGCAACGACTCTTTCCCAATCTGCATTGGTCAACTTTTGGGGATTATCAACAACTCTATAAGGGACAGTGAGACCACCGTCTTTTCTTCGCTGAAGAAGAATCTCATTCTCCCTTTTACCACCTTGCGCTCGCTTTTCTTCATTGCTAACATACTTCAATTCTTGCAATACTTCTTTGGCATTGTACATCGTTATGAGAGATGTAGTTGCACtgggtataattattatcggtGTTCTACTTGGTCTTTTATTCTGAGCTGCTTGTTGTGGAGTTAGTTTTGCAGCAGATGCAGGAAGTAACCCGGAGCTTGGTGTAGCAGCGGGATTGACTGTGGGCTTTCTTATTGCAGGATTGGTACCTTCAGTCACAGACTTTAGCGTCATACCATGGTAAGTTCCCATTGTGTCGATTTTGAATCCCtcagtttcttctttttgccgAATAAATCTTTCCTGGTCGTAACGATTGTAGACGGCTGGTTGCGGCAACGGGCGCATAGGTGTAGACCTCGGTGTAACCATTGGTGCGGGTATCGTAGGCCCTTTTTGCATCCTGCCTTCTTCTCTAGCTTTGATACTTTGAAGTATGGCAAATATGTTTTTGGCAAACATTTTGCCTGCACTTTGAAGTATCGTAGCTCTAGTTCTCCACTGTCTTTCTCTAGATACGATGTCCTTAGTATCATCGACATCCATGTCTAGTATAACACGCAAATCCGAGCCCATGCCGATATCgtcattttctttaattgtGGTACGTTTTTTTGCCAAACGTTTAGCTTTGATTGCAGCAATTTTCTCAACAGACATTGCCTCTGAAAGAGATTTAATATTGTCAACTGTGACAGAAGCTTCTTTTGGAGCATCCAGTCGCGCTGCCAATTGTTCCTTTACTTTCTGAACGTGTGTCTCCTCGAAACGTGGCTTCTTAGAAAGTCCTGCGTCTAGCCCATCTTCGGCAGTCCGTTTTACTTGTGTTGGGATTTCCAATGGGGCTGATTTATCTATGGAGGCTGAAGTGGCTGTTTCACCATTAAGGTATGCCAGCAGATCTTTTCTGTCCGGACGGCGCACCACAGGTATATTCTCCGCGGCGGCTTGCCGCACATACACTGGATGCGTGAGTTG is a window from the Diprion similis isolate iyDipSimi1 chromosome 6, iyDipSimi1.1, whole genome shotgun sequence genome containing:
- the LOC124407006 gene encoding parafibromin produces the protein MADPLSLLRQFNVNKKEIIERENQIIFGEFSWPKNVKTNYLTYGSGKEGTPKEYYTLECLLFLLKHVQLTHPVYVRQAAAENIPVVRRPDRKDLLAYLNGETATSASIDKSAPLEIPTQVKRTAEDGLDAGLSKKPRFEETHVQKVKEQLAARLDAPKEASVTVDNIKSLSEAMSVEKIAAIKAKRLAKKRTTIKENDDIGMGSDLRVILDMDVDDTKDIVSRERQWRTRATILQSAGKMFAKNIFAILQSIKAREEGRMQKGPTIPAPMVTPRSTPMRPLPQPAVYNRYDQERFIRQKEETEGFKIDTMGTYHGMTLKSVTEGTNPAIRKPTVNPAATPSSGLLPASAAKLTPQQAAQNKRPSRTPIIIIPSATTSLITMYNAKEVLQELKYVSNEEKRAQGGKRENEILLQRRKDGGLTVPYRVVDNPQKLTNADWERVVAVFVMGPAWQFKGWPYDGNPVEIFSKICAFHLKYDEMKLDANVAKWAVTVVELSRTKRHLDRAALMVFWEQLDKHMIKNKPHLRF